Genomic DNA from Acomys russatus chromosome 24, mAcoRus1.1, whole genome shotgun sequence:
ACACAAGATTGTGAATATAATGCTGACTCTTCCTCATCACCTGACTACGCCATAGTCTGTGACCTGGTCATACCTTCAATTTCCCACAGTTCTCAGATGACAAGGTCCTGTACAGTATGTgtagattgatgttttaaaaagaaagctggggTATAAAGGAAAGTTTGGCCAAGATCTATTTGTAAAGAGGGTCAGGGAAGGCAAAATAATGTTATATacagcaaaaagcaaaaatacagaTAAGGAGAAGAGAGTAAGATGAAAAGGGAAAAACAGTCTTCCCTACAACCTTCTATCTTTACATGTGGAGTTTCACTTCTCTTTAAATGTGTCCTATCATATTTACAACCTTATATACGCCAAGTATATGATGGAGTCACAAAGAAATAGAGTGTAGTGAGAAGACTGCCCTAGAGTTCAGAGTAGGAAATATGGCTAAGACATGTGCTAAGTCTAGGAAATGAACTTCCTCTGCGACTCAAAGCAATTATGACAAAACCTATGACATGCAGCTCCGAATTTAAGGTAGAGAAGCATATAGACTTAAATTTTCATCAGGGCTGTCTTCGATAGACCTTTGCATGTTCAGTTGGATAATTAAAGCTTGACTTTTTAGCCCAGGTAGAACTAAAATTACtctcaaatcttaaaaaaaaaaaaaaaaaaaaaaaaatgttttgtaataAATGCTAAGTTAATTAACAcataaaatgaccatttttatgAAAGGACTGTACCTTATTTGGATGCAATGTAATTTACCTTATAATAGATTATGTGAACCTTTTGTACTGCTCAAATGAAAGCTCTGCTTTGTGTCACCATGGGGGCCTTTTGTTGGCTTTAGAATAACTATGTGCAGGATTTGCATCCTTGTTTGCACATTCCTTTCCTACTCAACAACACCCTTCAATCCATGAAATgccttttcctgcttccttttatGATTTGTTCTTACCTACTGTGGTTTACTTGTGGGCTTTTACATGCCTTACTTGTGttcatactttattttataagcaCAAGGCATCCTGcatattgtatttaaaataaaacccaaaataaatttttaaaaaatattactacTAGTGTGAAAAGGATTTTAGAAAGAACCTCAAATTTGTACCTATTAGAGAATTGTCCTCCTTGtgtcaatgaaaacaaagataaatagcTTCTGGACTAATTTTTTTAGGTTATTATTAACCCATCAAAACCAGTCAATATCAGGGTTAACTCCTGCCAGGTCTGAGGGACACCATGTCAGACTTCTACAATACTTTGGCAGAAAACTTTGATCTTACTCAGATTTACACGTTTTTGTAGActagtgttttaaaaagaaagttggggTATAAAGGAAAGTTTGGCCAAGATCTATTTGTAAAAGAGGGTCAGGCAAGGCAAGATAATGTTATATACAGTGAAAAGCAAAATCATATTTAAGTGCAAGATATGAAATAAAGACAAACCAATACATTTGTTAGAAAATCTAAGTTTGGACACCATTGTGTCTCTATGGCAGAGGCTTGCTGGCATTCCTGAGACTTTAGGATCCCAGCACTATGAAGGGAGTAAAGAGTTTAATGATTTTGCAGACTGTAACATTGTTTTCTGATGCATCTGAACATGATCATATTCCTTATTACAGAAATCACACCACATCAAATTTTGACTAGCCATAAATATGGAGAATGAAGAGCTGAATGCAGACAATGCACATGAtgttaaaagaacaaagaaatgcaCTCTACTACCTTTCAATAGAGGAAAGTTAAAAGCTGCATATGGTCTTCTGAGGAAAACAGTGACTCTTGGTAATGATAGAAATGTGAAGAAATAAGAATATGTTCgcctggataaaaaaaaaaaactcctgcaTACCTCTTTCAAAGTGTGGCTATAAAAATAGTTGCCTTTTCATTTATattgtaaaaaatatttgtttgagTTTACAAGATAGTACCTGAGGAATCAACTATAAATTATTGAGCGGTCCCTCGAAGGTCATTTTGTTCTTCCTCTAGTAAGGGCAATCAATGGCTGCCTAGTGACAGGAAACAAAACGAGCTTTCTAATTCCTTCAGAGGGACAGAAGATCATAAGCTCCATCATCTCTACCACAGAGATTTCAAGTCCCCTGTCCAGGCACTTTCACTAAAACTTCTTAAGGATGATACAATAAATTAATGTGGCCATGGTACTAATTAGTATTAATTAATCCCTATTCTTTAGGATGATAGAAAGACAgttaaaatccatttaaaaactaagtaaatattaaatatcaagaATATTTACCTTAGAATAGTTTTATAGAAGTGTATTGATAATTATTGAGAttacagatatttaaaatatcttcaagttATACCTTTTACTATTTAATTCATAAGCAAATATAAACCTCTCTAGCCAGAAAGTTATCAGGCCTACCCATGATTATTCAGAGACATTTTAGTGTTTTCAAGTGGGAAGCCAAGGGGTTTACTTTAAACACAAAATGCCTTCTTGTATGGGAAAAGCAAAGTTGCAATTAGACAGAAAAGTTAGTCATTTCTATCAGATAACTTTGGATTCCAAAAAAGTATGCATGGAAAGCCTCAGAGTATTTAGCATTAAAAAGGCATGCCCTTGTTCTGTGTCTTCCCAAGAATCAAAGTAGTTTATAATGATTCAATAAATCTAAATTTATGCCAACAAAGAAATTTTAGATTCagcaaataaaatacaagtaagaaaatgattaaataataaaCTGGCTTTAATTGACATGAAAGTTCAGTATATTGTATACTGAAGAAACATAAATATACCATTTAAGgtgtttgttaaaatattttacagtagTAACTTGAATACATGAACTGATATTTTGTAAGGATATGTATAGTTGAcaacaacttttaaaacttttagcATTTGATATAGTTTTTCTCCCATATTGTAGTTGACTGTTTTAGGTCACTTCAGAAAATAGGGGTCATTCATTAAAGCAAATGTCCCTTCTAATTTGTTGAATGTTGTTAAACACTGAGTAgaacatgaaatattttcagtgtagtgtaagaaaatgataaaaaactATAAGAATTCATTATAACTACTCTGCctagcagaaaaacaaacaaagtcaatATACATTTAATATCAGGTGCTAATAAATTTTTTCCAGCACTGTTGTCTTCCTAATAAATCATAAGGACTGCACATTACTAGTAATGTATTATTTGAATGTGATACTGATTTTATCACCTTGTGTTAATATAGCGCCATGATCcaacattattatattttatgtcttAATTCGAGATACTGTTCTGATAAAAGTGGTGCATGGCATATACAGAAAAAATCTTTATGAATATATGCACTACTGTAGAGACTAAGAACATATAATTCAGTATAAACATCAGTGTCGCTGATGTGtagattaattttaattatatctttaatttgtttaaaagaactaaaataaattgCATGCGAAAACATACTAATTTTAttatacaactttttttttttgaaaaattaaggaATGGCAGTAACTTGAACTCTTGTGCCTACAATATACTACTCGTAATGAGAGTTTCAAAGTGATATTCATACACATTCCTTGAGATCATTGGGACTCTCCAAGTACTCCTCTCTGCCCACAAGGCCTCTTTAGTAAAGCAAACAAAGTGTTCACTCTACACATAGAATTGAGCACACACAAGTACCACTACCACAGCATGTCTTTAACTCATCTCCTTAGCTGAATCTACCAACCCGCTTAATTCAAACAgatgttaacaaaacaaaatgctaccTTAAATATAGTAATTGTGTGTAATTGTGTATAAAAGAACAATGCCAACTGAAACTATATAATCATAGCTACCCTTATGAAAATGTACAGCAGAGCTAGGCTGAAATTTTACCctctgatataaaaaaaaatgccatttattTACTAATACAGTATAGGAAATTCTCATGTGTTGAAGAGTGACAGGGCAAGTGAACTGCTTTAATTCAAGCACTGCACTGGTCAACTTGGTCAAAAATAATTAGGATGAGATCTTGTAAGTACTAATGAAAATGACATAAGagcaaaatgttttgtttttttttttaatattgggaGAAGACTTTTTACTGCATAATAAGTTGGGACTGTATAAAGTAACACATAGCTGAGTGATGTACATTGTAATTTCAAAGGCAACATTTTATCTCGATTCAGATATCAGTTGCTTTATTACCTCTAAGTTCTGAACCTGGTTATGTTTCTTTAATCTCTGATTAATCTTTTTCAATAATGAACCATTCATTTGAGGTTATCATTTTCAATTTATGAACTTTttacagccactctggaaaatgccaggggaggaagaggagtaagaggaggaccagaataagaaagaagaaagaagagaaagaagaagaagaggaggaggaggaattgtaACACCTGTAGTCCTTTAAAGAGAACTAGACCTTAATCCCTCTTCCCCTGACTCTAACTGATAAACAGCTAGGGGACTCTTCTTATTTGTTGTGATAAGGGCTAAGAGGACCTTACCTTAATATCTATGCTATGAGCAACTCGTTTTAGTGTTTACAGCACTGATGTTAGGAAGCAATCTTCTTTAATGGATGCTGAAAAGCTTCAAGTGAAATCTATAATTGACAAAGTCTTCATAGAAACAGGCAATTAAGAATTAAATTAACAAGAGCCTCTACAGGAAAAGCACTCAAGCTTTCACAGAATACATCTCTAGGAAAATACTTagtaaaaattacaattttaaagaaCAGGTGCCTGGTTCTGCTATGCTTGTTTAAAAGATGACCACAGTTATACTTACTTTGTCCTGAAGAGTGATTGATCCACCTGGTGGTACTGGTGGGAGGGGCATACACTAAAGATAAACCCCAAACTAAACTTGAGGCAGCTTCAGCATTTAATtactcattttggaagctgtagTGCCTTCTGTTCAGAAAGTAATGAGTTGACAACAAATCAAAAGTGCTCTCGGGGCAAAGCAGCAACATGAGAGCCCACAACACTGCCTATCACCATCATGGTGTGCTACAGCACACCTGGGTGAGGAagataaacaagaggaaaagaataggGACAAAAACAGAACTAgcaaccaccaccaaccaccaaccaccaaccaccaccatccCGCCCCAAAGAAGTTTACCTGCGGTGGAAGGAAAATCCCGGGAGTGGGTAGAGTGATTCCCAGGGGATTGAATCTTATAGTGTTTCTGGGTGGCAGATGCTTGGTGGGAAAGGGGAGGGCTTTACTTACTTTGAGTAGCTTGCAGCGGATCTGCGCTGAGACCATGTGGCTGTTGCGCAGGTTGCCCACCCGGAACATGAGAGTGAGTTTTCCGTCCCTCATGGAGATCACCGCATGCTCGCTAAACATGAGGGTCTCGGCGCGCTTCTTGGGCTGGGACATCTTGATGAACATGCAACCAATGAGGAAAGCGTCCACGATGGAGCCTAAGATGgactggaagaggaagaggatgatgcCCTCGGGGCACTTGTCGGTGATGTAGCGGTAGCCATAGCCGATGGTGGCCTCGGTCtcaatgaagaagaggaaggcagaggggaaGTTATAGACATTGGCCACACAGGGAGTGTAATTGCCGACGTGGGCTTTGTTCAGGTCGCCCCGGGTATAAGCGATCACCCACCACATGGACGCCATGAAGAGCCAGGCCACGGTGTAGGTAAGGATGAAGATAAAGAGGTTCCAACGCCACTTGAGGTCCACCAGGGTGGTGAAGAGGTCCGAGAGGTAGCGACTGGTCTCGCTGCCCAGGTTGCCGTGCTGCACATTGCACCGGCCGTTCTTGTCCACAAACCGCTGCCGCTTCTTCTTGGGTACAAGCTGCTGCTGCGGGCCCTGTCCTGGCCCCTGAGGCTGCAAGCCTGAGCCGCTCGACGAAGTGGTCACTACCTGGTAATCGTCCCCAAATTTCCTTCGGAGTGCAGACATAATACGAAGGGGCGAGCCAGATTCAAACACGAAGCGGAGGCGCAGGAGCCAAGCGCTGCAAACCAGCACCAAtaaggaggtgggggcaggggacgAGAGCAGGCGactgggtttgggggtggggagcacccTGCAGGTAGCAGCGGTCTCTGCCCGAGCAGACGCCTCTCCTCCCCTGGGACAGAGGCTTTCTTTCCAAGAGCAGTGGTAAAACAGACGTGTTCCCTCACATTCAAGGCAGGAGGGATGGTAGGTGTAAGAACCTAAGTGAAATTTTGCCCCCAAGCTCTTTGAGGCTTCTCTTTTCTAACCCCACCATCGGCATCCCGGGCACCTCTTACCTTTCCACAGCACCCACTCCCGACTATCTTGCAGTACCACTGGACTGGCTGCTGAAAATTAATGAGTTTGACAAACAAGTCCCACTTCACCTGCCAAGTCCCCAAGCTGCTAAGCTGCGCTACCTGCttggtctgggccctcccccctcccagctGCACCCTGATCCCCCGACCCCCCCGGGGCTCCTGGCTCCCTTGTCACTCCCGCCTCCTATCTTTTAGCCAAAATCCCGCCCAGAGGCATGTCTGCCGGGCAATGCTGCAACGCCCCCTACCCACGCTATGTTGGCTCAGAATCCCCCGCCTGGGACTCCAGAGACCTGTACTCTTGCCGTGCGCGGGCGGCCGAGTTTCCACGCTCACCACCCGGGGCCTTCGAGTGGACTCTCGGGGCCGCCAAGCCACCCCCGCGCTCCGGGGAGCGCTTGAAGCCCCGCACTCACCCAGCGGCAGAGGGCTGGCGGAGGCGCCCTACAAGCAGCACAGGCAGCTTGGCCAAGCACCCTAAGCTCTAGGCTGCCTGACCCTTCCTACTTTACTTGGTGTTCCACGATGAGATCCAGTGCAGGTGCGTCAAGCTCCGCACCTCTCGAGGGTCACTACACGGTCTCCTCCAGAAGATCCTTGTGCTCCAAACAGAGACTGACTCGGAAGCCTGTCTCTGGTCTTCCCTTGCGCGCGGTGCCCTCTTTCCAGGAGAACGCGCGGCTGCTGAAGCGAGGTCAGACTTTCAGGTTGAACACTGGCGTTGCTCCAGCTTTTCCTGTGCCTCGCAACAGAAACATCTGAATCTTCCTTCCCTTGGTTTTCTATTCCACGTCCGCGCTTTTGCTTGCCCAGGGTGGATGGAGGATGCGAGGCTCCAGCAGAAGCAACCGGAATgaggtgtgtgtgctggtgcGTGTGATCAGCTGCAGAGCCGCACTAGCCCCGCCTGTCCTTGCCTTCCCCCGCTGCTCTACCAGCCTGAATTGCACCTCCGCGCCTTGGTTGAGACCGCAGTGTCTGGCAGCTTAGAGAGAATGTGAGCCCCTCCAATGAGAAGCAGCTTTAAATCTGTTTCCTAACCACAGCCAACTCTCCCCTCCACCCCGCATCAATCAGAAAGCCCCCAGCAAGCAACAAATGCTGCTTTCTGCGAGTACAATATGTCTCTATTTCTAGGGCTCTCTCTTAAGCGAATACTAGGACTTGCGGATGCATCATCAACAGAGCTCCAGCTTTCAAACCTGCATATTCAGAGCGAAAATTCCAAAAGCAGAGGGACCCGACAATGGCTACACCAAGAAGAGCCACACTAACAGCAAACTCCCAATCTTTTCTGAAAAGGATTCTCTGAGAATGGTTTAGAATGTCTAGAGTTAGTGTGTGGGTAGAATAGAGGCAAAAGTGCTCTATTTTAGTGGCCCAAGCCTGTCAGTTAGCTTAATGGAGGGGCAAAGGGCAGAAACAGCTGATACAGAGCCCTTGAGCAAATGCCAGTTTATTTACCACATTTcatgctctttttaaaatgtcatggaGTCTTTCGCCATATTTCTTCCAGTCCTGATACACAAAGTTCGTAAAAAGTCATCAACTCTTACTATAAAAGCAAAGGGTTGCTGTAAGGATGctcagcagaagaaagacatgatCGCTAGACCATTTCTCCCCAGCAGGCACTGGCTCCTGTGCTCTACCACAAACCTTCATGTAGGCAAAAGTGTAGGATTTGGGAGCATGGAGTGAAGGTCTGTTAAAAAACACTTAGCTCCAATTACAGTTTCTCCTGCAATGTCTCTGATGAGCGGTCAGCAACTTATTCTCTGGAGATTAAATaagaagggacagggagggacaAGCTGGTCCTGGAATCCTAAGGCTTCATTTACaacctgtgtgaccttgagcaagagAAAAATCTTTGAGGTGAAATGTCCTCCTTCAGAAAACTGATAGTTTTATATTTTCCCAGTGACGACataaaaaaccaaaggaagaaggtgatgttgttatttttattatttatttaattatgtctCCTTTGAAGGATGTACTGGGCTACAGAGTTTTAACAAAGTCAAGAGGAGATTATGAGTGAGTTTCTTGAGCTGCTGCCATGCTGTGAACTAACACATATTCTCATCTCATCTCCGACTGTGTCCCCTCCACAGTCCACTATGCCCTTGGTAAGGCTGTTGCTTTCAATTACTAAAACACATCCTGACCCAAGCTGATCCCTGCGCTGTTCCactgtcttcttcctctccctgtagtGTTCTTGTCCTCCCCAGGGCTGTTGCTGGCTCTTGAGATCATTAGGCTTTCTGTTTAAGTGGTTTTTCTGTAGGGAAGCCTTCCTCAGGGTCTCCGACCCTCCCTGTCTCGCCAGCCAGATTCTTGTTTACCCACTGCTGTTTTCCCTGAGTTGTCAATTCTCTATGTCCTTCTCCCTCTATTGTCAATTAGAGAAAACAAGGCTCTACAAAGGCAAAGGCCTTGTCTGTACCCTTGcgccctttccttcttccttgcctAGAATAGTACTTGCCTCATACTTGGCAAACGAAATTTCTTGGATTATTACATATGCCAATCTAAATCATTAGCAACTCCATATGAATCCACTGAAACTCAGTGCATCAGAATGTAGCCATCACTAAAGGAGGTCACTTAATGACGATGTAGAAGAAcgtttaaacttaaaaaataatacttcTTGTGCTTGATACCTTGAGAATTTAAATTCAATCagttttttggatttttattcAGTATGTTTGAAAGGATTCTGCCACTTTATTTACAATGACATCACTAAACTTCCTTCAGGACCCCAGTTCAACCGAGTATGGTGGAGTATGCCTTCAATACCAGCAATTAGtagacagaggcagtcagatgtctgtgagtttgagggaagCTCCATGCCATCCATGAATATATGGTGAGGCTCTTACAGAAACGAAATAGTTTAATatcaaaacaaatcttttaataTGTTCCTACCACCATTCTTCAGTGAGTAAGTCATATACCTTTGAATTGTATTATGTTAGAAaggttgatttttaatttttttctgttttagttactttcttgaatttaattttgaaaatccTTAGGTGAATTTTAGCTTGGGAGTTAGGAAGAATTTCCAACTATTTCGGAAATAacattaaacatttttccttCAGCCATTTTGAACTAGATGTGCAGGCAAAGTGTCATTCTCAGCACTGAAAATTATATGGTGAAAATATCGATCTACTTTGAAAAATTCACATGCTGTGATGTTAAATATTATCCAAAATGTaattcttttcataaaaataagcATAGAATCTTACAGGTTTGTAATCTCACAAGTTTGTATTTAATAattagtaaaaatttaaataaaccaaagattttaaaataaatttgtcttTTATTACTAATAATGCttgatttatacatatatttttatactcTTAGTGTCCAAATTGAAAGTTTCAGAAACCTTGGTCAggtttaatcctttttttttttttttacaaatgagcACACTGAAGATAGAAAGGGCAAATGATTCATTGAGTGGCACATACAGAAAAGCAGAGACTAGAATTTGAATTCAGTGCATCCTCAGAACATTTATGGTGGATGCACACCTGCCAACATGATTTGAAAGTGCTTTACTAAGCCTAACCCAGCCTTGGACACCTTTCTCCATAGGCCATCCATGTTTCTCATTGATGTTAAGATCCCATGCCTTCCAAAATGGTCCTGCCTGGCCTATCAAATTATTTTCTacatggtctacagaatgagctcttCTCTAGTCAACACTGACTGTTAGCAACTACCAAAAATGGGCTCTATTATTAACTTTATGAACTCACCTTCATGTTAAAGTTCCTTATTTCTCATTAATTACATTATCTTTTTCCTGCCACTATGAAATCCATATCAAAGACACAAGCATACAAGGGAGTAAAAGAATGTCTCCACATTTTATCTCAGTGGCCACTTCTTGCATAACACTTCCCTGTATGCTCACACAGAGAATAATCCATCCTTTTCCTAGGTGACCATTTCCTTCAGTTTTCATTACGACAAGTTTAACATTCTAGCCTGTCGAGAGACTGGAATTCACCAAAATTGCCCAGCAGAAGGCAGATTCCCCTAAACATGTATCTGCTAATATTTTGAAACTCTGCAATTCAGGGGTCCATCCTAGCCTCATATATAAAAAGTGCATCAGAGAGTGCTAAAGAATCGagctttagccaggcatggtggtacacacttttaatcccatcactttggaggcagagacaggtggactgtcgtgagttcaaggccagcctggtctacaaagcaagtccaggacagccaaggctacacagagaaacccagtcttgaaacaaaacaaacaaaacaaaaagaatgaagctTTACACGGAGCACATTCAAATGCTCCAGGCAACATGCTTGTTTCCTAAGGTTGTGTTTGTGGTGCCTGGCTAGAAAGACAGCAGGGCAGGGATTCTAATACACACTGGCTCACTCTCAGGTTTCTATCATTCTAGAGACACGCTAACGCCTGGTAAGTTAAGCATTTTTCAGAATGCCATCATGTCACACTTTACATGTGACAGAAGCTTTGACCTCTTTGTGACATTGAGTCCCACTCCTTGGAAATATTTACAGACAAACCAAGCTTCTCTCTCCTTGTGAGGACAGCTGCTTCCAGGGTGAGGTTCTGGagggcagccagagccacagTGCTGAGGCCAGGCGAATGTGTGGGGAACAGATGACAGAAGGCTACTGAATCCTATGCTGTTGCATGAACTGAGGGCAAACACTGTGGATAGACTAGGTAAAAATGTGGGAAAGGTACAGAATTTAAGGCCAAGCCACAGTGTCCACAAAGgtctgaagaaaaataattacagaatgCATATTATTTGGAGCATAGTATTTCAAGATAAGGTGGTAGATTCTAAGCGAACTAACATGGGGTTCAGAGAGGTAGGAGAACAAAGCTATATTTAACAACAGACTCAGATAAGGTCCAGCTACATATTTCTTCTGCCTAGAGAGTACTTTCGGTAATGTCTTATTTGCTGTGTCCAAAATAAGTAATATCATGAATAACTGTTACTTCAAAAATGAAGGAtgtgattttgtattttatactAAAAAAGCATGACTTTGAACATGCAGTTATCCTATTATGTAACTGAACACTGTGAGGAAAAGAACATAGctaatataaaagataaaacctCTGCCCCTGAGAAGACCAAATTCTAAAAATGACTTAATCGGCCAACTGTGACAAAAGCAAGGCTTTGAGCATCCCAGTGCACCTGGAGTGTGTCTCCTCATTCATGGACAGTGGCTGTGGCACAGCGTGTGACAGCTGGCTTGCCAGTTCGCCAGAATTATTAATTACTCGGATAGGAAAATtggtttatattatttgtaggtgatctttttttcctcatcttttaCAAAGGGACAATGAAGGAGTGACAAGGCTGGAGTTCTAAGGCTTTCATCCTTCAAAAGGTTGTATGTTTTCATTGCCAACCTAGGTTTTGCTACATCTGGGAAGAGGTCACTTTTTGAAATTCTATATGCAATTTTGAGAAATAGAATGATATTCCTTTTTTTCACTCTCCCAAAAAAGAATACAGAAGTTATTTTCTCTCttgccaaaaaaagaagaagaagaaaaccaaaaagagaaatcAGTTTGAGATTTGATTGCACAGACTGGAGAACAGAGGCCTTGCCAGACCATGGCAGATGACTCAGGGAGCCTTTAATCTTGGCTCCAACCTGGCCTCTACCTAAAGGTTCAGAAAAAGGCAATAATCCATGGTCACTAGGAGGCCATTTATTAGCAAGGCTTTCCGTACTAAACCTTCTCTTTACCACAGAGCTGTGTCATGGAGTACTCTggtatataaaagaataaagtctTTTAatagtcttctggaagaatctgtTAGCTTAATAAGGTAAACATTTGTTTTACAAGGTGTAAAGTTATTGAGAATTCATGAAGAAAAAATCCTTTTCCATGTCAGTATTTCCAAGGATTGCCCCCAAAAGCACCAACGGAGTTTCAGATATCAAAGTGTGTATAAAAATTATGCTTATGTTGATACACCAAACAATGAAAGTAGGCATACCATTAGGCCAAAGCTGTGCAGGTGCAGAGTGATGAAGACATCGTGCCAACAAGATATATTATCAATAGTATCTATAATAATAGCAGTGCTCTGTGTATGTAGtgacttttaaataaagaagattACATTATTAACAATCAGAATGAGTCCCCTCAGGAACATTTCCCGCTAATGGAACTCTGCCAACACTCATCTTTCTGGAATCACATTGTGTTCATCATTAGGTAAtaacatttcaaattattttagaactcagaaaacaaaattcatgaCACAGTAGagatgtgatatatatatatacatataattagaaaacataagaaataaagtATACTCATGTGTGATAGTTAATACTGGCTATCAGTTACCTAGTAGATGAACCTCTAGACAGGTCAGTGATAGATTAATGTTAGTTTCTGATTATCTCTAAATGCATTGCCTAAATTAAGGTAATTGAGGCTGTAAAGTCAACATTACTTGTGGGCTATGCCAGTCCACAGTCTGAAATGTTAGAGTGAataagaagagaagggaaagagtgtTCAATGTTCTGGGATTTCTGAATACAGATGTAAAGTGACCAGCTACTTCATGCTCCTACCATGACACTCTGCCATGGTGGGCTGCCCTATGGATCTGTGAGACAAACTCAAGCCACCCTTCctaaaattgcttttgtcagggaatTTAGTGCAGCAACAAGACAAGTAACAAATACACCACACCATAGAAGCTTATCGACTTAATAATACAGAAAACACGAAGTATTTTGAAGATGATAGATGTCCTGTGTTAATACATATAGGAAAGATAGAAATTAGAAATTATCACCCaatgattaaaaatgtttattttgtaatataagACAATTTAAAGGTGGAAACAGGTTGTATCAGTACATATACTGAAAGAGAGCTCAAGGGTTTTCTTGTGAGGTAAGaccttggagaggaaagagaaggaacaggagaagGCAGAAACTTCACTGGTAAGGGATCCCATGCCTTATGCTCTGGGCTTGATCATGCTGTATGTTTGCAGGTTGATGGTATTcaagcttcattttcttttccttatcaatat
This window encodes:
- the Kcnj3 gene encoding G protein-activated inward rectifier potassium channel 1 isoform X3, yielding MSALRRKFGDDYQVVTTSSSGSGLQPQGPGQGPQQQLVPKKKRQRFVDKNGRCNVQHGNLGSETSRYLSDLFTTLVDLKWRWNLFIFILTYTVAWLFMASMWWVIAYTRGDLNKAHVGNYTPCVANVYNFPSAFLFFIETEATIGYGYRYITDKCPEGIILFLFQSILGSIVDAFLIGCMFIKMSQPKKRAETLMFSEHAVISMRDGKLTLMFRVGNLRNSHMVSAQIRCKLLKE
- the Kcnj3 gene encoding G protein-activated inward rectifier potassium channel 1 isoform X2; amino-acid sequence: MSALRRKFGDDYQVVTTSSSGSGLQPQGPGQGPQQQLVPKKKRQRFVDKNGRCNVQHGNLGSETSRYLSDLFTTLVDLKWRWNLFIFILTYTVAWLFMASMWWVIAYTRGDLNKAHVGNYTPCVANVYNFPSAFLFFIETEATIGYGYRYITDKCPEGIILFLFQSILGSIVDAFLIGCMFIKMSQPKKRAETLMFSEHAVISMRDGKLTLMFRVGNLRNSHMVSAQIRCKLLKSRQTPEGEFLPLDQLELDVGFSTGADQLFLVSPLTICHVIDAKSPFYDLSQRSMQTEQFEVVVILEGIVETTDS